Proteins encoded in a region of the Bacillota bacterium genome:
- a CDS encoding L-seryl-tRNA(Sec) selenium transferase, giving the protein MKSSKPTHHIRLLPSVDEIIRNQKLLETLNQNPRHLVVRATRHVLDEKRGHILAGALKPDNEEDLKAGIISEIIKLVHKHNTPSLRQVINATGVVIHTNLARALLSKSALQAVEMAASGYSNLELDLSTGKRGSRYAPLEDLLVELTGAEAALVVNNNASAVLLALRTLARGKEVIVSRGQLVEIGGSFRIPDVMAQSGAQLVEVGSTNKTYPADYQQATNDNTGLLLNVHTSNYRIVGFTRETTVRELVAVGRELGVPVMSDLGSGSLIDLSRFGLPYEPTVQETVAAGADLVTFSGDKLLGGPQAGILIGKKEIINKMKKNPLTRAIRIDKFTVAALEATLREYRDSEKAIANIPTLRMLADGPAELLPRAKCLLKKLQQLNLADVDFKLVETISRVGGGAMPTADLPSTGVEILLQQTKINNLASCLRNHHPAVIGRIQSESLVLDMRTVQEKDMDQLFNAVRNCLMKI; this is encoded by the coding sequence ATGAAAAGCTCTAAGCCAACGCATCACATCCGGCTTTTGCCGTCAGTTGACGAAATTATTCGAAATCAAAAGCTCCTTGAAACCTTAAATCAAAATCCACGCCATTTAGTTGTAAGGGCAACAAGGCATGTTCTGGATGAAAAACGCGGCCATATTTTAGCCGGAGCCCTAAAACCGGATAATGAAGAGGACCTTAAGGCAGGAATTATATCCGAGATTATCAAACTTGTACACAAACATAACACCCCCAGCTTACGCCAGGTTATCAACGCCACAGGTGTAGTCATTCACACCAACCTGGCCAGGGCTCTGCTCAGTAAAAGTGCTTTGCAGGCCGTAGAAATGGCGGCCTCAGGTTACAGCAACTTGGAATTAGACCTTAGCACCGGCAAACGTGGATCTCGCTACGCACCCCTCGAAGATTTACTGGTGGAACTTACCGGTGCTGAGGCAGCATTGGTGGTGAATAACAATGCCTCCGCGGTTTTGCTTGCACTGCGCACTTTAGCACGCGGCAAAGAAGTTATCGTTTCACGCGGCCAACTGGTTGAAATTGGCGGATCTTTTAGAATTCCTGACGTAATGGCTCAAAGTGGGGCTCAGCTGGTTGAGGTAGGCAGCACCAATAAAACATACCCCGCGGATTACCAGCAAGCCACAAACGATAATACAGGTCTTTTGTTAAACGTGCACACCAGCAACTACCGAATTGTAGGCTTCACCAGGGAAACTACAGTTAGAGAATTAGTAGCAGTGGGCAGGGAACTGGGGGTACCTGTAATGTCAGACCTGGGCAGTGGGTCATTGATAGATCTCTCCCGTTTCGGTCTCCCGTATGAACCTACGGTACAGGAAACCGTTGCTGCCGGCGCCGACCTGGTAACTTTTTCCGGGGATAAACTTCTGGGTGGACCACAGGCCGGCATCTTAATAGGCAAAAAAGAAATTATTAATAAAATGAAAAAGAATCCGCTGACGAGAGCTATTCGCATAGACAAGTTTACGGTTGCAGCATTGGAAGCAACGTTACGTGAATATCGTGACTCGGAAAAAGCAATAGCAAACATTCCCACATTACGTATGTTGGCTGATGGCCCTGCAGAGCTGCTCCCTCGTGCAAAATGTTTGCTAAAAAAATTGCAACAACTTAACCTGGCAGATGTAGATTTTAAACTGGTGGAAACGATCTCCAGAGTGGGTGGAGGCGCTATGCCAACCGCAGACCTTCCTTCCACCGGTGTGGAAATACTACTTCAGCAAACCAAAATTAATAATTTAGCTTCCTGTTTGCGAAATCACCATCCGGCCGTAATAGGGCGCATTCAAAGCGAAAGCCTTGTTCTAGATATGCGTACAGTACAAGAAAAGGATATGGATCAATTGTTTAATGCTGTTAGAAATTGCCTTATGAAAATATAA
- a CDS encoding SAM-dependent methyltransferase, whose translation MGNASLLNYIKEKINTTGPMTFASFMEIALYHDKWGYYTNNAVLGRHGDFYTSSHVSPIFGLMLARQLNEMWTEAGKPNKWELIEYGPGEGLLARDILMALKKEFPDLFTSLRYRAMETSPSLVQRQRDLWNNPELHNANMGWIKHLDEVSPKPFHGCIFSNELVDAFPVHIVRQTRDGLKELYVMIKDDQLKLVTGEPSTHDLDHYFARQGITLAEGQTAEVNLNAYNWLMSVVNHINKGFIITIDYGALADELYSQARFDGTLRCFHRHQLKTSPLKNIGQQDITASVNFTALQKWGIDAGLCNLGTINQSQFLINLGILNELKPKQEYSYDPAIMKKTMAVKQLIMPEGMGQTFKVLIQSKGFNNPPTLSGMRAGRGI comes from the coding sequence ATGGGTAATGCCAGTCTATTAAATTATATTAAAGAGAAAATCAACACCACCGGTCCGATGACCTTTGCCAGCTTTATGGAAATTGCCCTATATCATGATAAATGGGGATATTATACAAACAACGCCGTATTGGGACGTCATGGTGATTTCTATACCAGCTCTCATGTGAGCCCCATTTTTGGGCTGATGCTGGCCCGGCAGCTTAACGAAATGTGGACAGAAGCAGGAAAGCCTAACAAATGGGAATTAATAGAATACGGGCCCGGAGAAGGCCTCCTGGCCAGGGATATTTTAATGGCCCTGAAAAAAGAATTTCCTGACCTGTTTACATCCCTCCGCTACAGAGCTATGGAAACCAGCCCCTCCCTTGTCCAGCGCCAAAGGGATCTTTGGAATAATCCAGAGCTGCACAATGCCAATATGGGCTGGATTAAACACCTCGATGAGGTAAGTCCTAAACCCTTTCATGGCTGTATTTTTTCCAACGAGCTTGTCGATGCATTCCCTGTGCATATCGTAAGGCAGACCCGAGATGGTCTTAAGGAACTTTACGTTATGATCAAAGATGATCAACTGAAACTGGTAACAGGAGAACCATCAACCCATGATTTGGATCATTATTTCGCCCGGCAGGGTATAACACTGGCTGAAGGACAGACGGCCGAGGTAAACCTTAACGCTTACAACTGGTTGATGAGCGTTGTAAACCATATCAATAAGGGGTTCATAATAACCATAGATTACGGCGCATTAGCAGATGAATTATACTCTCAGGCAAGGTTTGACGGCACACTTCGTTGTTTCCACCGGCACCAATTGAAAACTTCCCCGCTAAAAAACATCGGGCAGCAGGACATTACAGCCAGTGTAAACTTTACCGCCCTGCAAAAATGGGGAATTGATGCCGGTCTTTGTAACCTGGGGACAATCAACCAGTCACAATTTTTAATCAACCTTGGTATTTTGAACGAGCTTAAGCCAAAACAGGAATACAGCTATGACCCGGCTATAATGAAAAAGACCATGGCCGTAAAACAGCTGATCATGCCCGAGGGTATGGGACAAACCTTTAAGGTTCTGATCCAAAGTAAAGGTTTTAATAATCCTCCTACGCTTTCCGGAATGCGTGCCGGCAGAGGAATTTAA
- the selB gene encoding selenocysteine-specific translation elongation factor — MKHFIIGTAGHVDHGKTVLVEKLTGTNTDRLKEEQDRGISIELGFTSITLNSGQMASIIDVPGHERFIKNMLAGVGGIDMVMLVIAADEGVMPQTREHLDIIQLLQINKGLVVITKIDTVDEELLELVEEDVRDFVSQTVLADAPVVKVSAVAGQGMDELKETLTQIAETVPIREESGFPRLPVDRVFSVTGFGTVVTGTLISGYLDVGQNVEIYPQSITSRVRSIQVHGDKQDRAGAGQRVAVNITGIETGEVRRGNVIAGPGSLKPWNRIDVKLHLLKSSPRPLKTRTRVRVYLGTEEILSRIILLDRDELQPGEDCYAQLMLEKLAVCAKNDRFVIRSYSPMLTIGGGKIIDPCARKHKRFKPDVIESLKMREKGTPSELTEQFLTIHKTILAGEEIEPLLDMNTHQREEVLAGLITNNKVKSIQGNPTLYAATDNYHHWTEEIIRLVEAYQRQYPLREGFPKEELRSRKFPKLSSKQFQQLMLAMENDGYIKIYAQVISMPHFNPQPNDNQRKIIDEFVRTFEHAGFQPPNWPDICARLKTDENQANEILQYLLKIGTLVKIADNIFFHRHALDKAHSTIREYLQQHGEISIGGARDALQTSRKYTLPLLEYFDKKKITRRVGDMRVAGKAME, encoded by the coding sequence ATGAAACATTTTATAATTGGAACAGCAGGGCATGTGGATCACGGAAAAACAGTTCTAGTGGAGAAATTAACTGGAACCAATACGGATAGGCTAAAGGAGGAACAGGACAGAGGCATTTCCATAGAACTTGGTTTCACATCTATTACACTAAATAGCGGCCAAATGGCAAGCATTATTGATGTGCCCGGTCACGAACGGTTTATTAAAAATATGTTGGCCGGGGTAGGCGGTATTGACATGGTAATGCTGGTAATTGCAGCGGATGAAGGTGTAATGCCGCAAACCCGTGAACATCTTGATATTATTCAACTGCTACAAATAAATAAAGGCTTGGTAGTTATTACTAAAATTGACACGGTAGATGAAGAGTTGTTGGAATTGGTGGAAGAGGATGTTCGTGATTTTGTTTCTCAAACAGTGCTGGCCGATGCACCTGTCGTAAAAGTTTCGGCCGTTGCCGGTCAAGGAATGGATGAGCTAAAAGAAACGCTGACGCAAATAGCAGAGACAGTCCCCATAAGAGAAGAGTCCGGCTTTCCGAGATTGCCCGTGGATAGGGTGTTCTCTGTCACCGGCTTTGGCACGGTGGTGACAGGGACACTAATTTCAGGTTATCTGGATGTGGGACAAAACGTCGAAATTTACCCTCAGAGCATTACATCCAGAGTACGATCTATCCAGGTACACGGGGACAAGCAAGACCGCGCAGGTGCAGGACAAAGGGTGGCAGTAAATATCACCGGTATAGAAACAGGTGAAGTGAGGCGCGGTAATGTTATAGCAGGCCCCGGCTCGCTTAAACCATGGAATAGAATCGATGTAAAACTGCACCTACTGAAGAGTTCCCCCCGGCCCCTTAAAACTCGTACCAGGGTACGAGTTTACCTGGGAACAGAAGAAATACTGTCTAGAATAATATTATTGGATCGGGATGAGTTACAGCCGGGCGAGGACTGTTACGCACAACTTATGCTTGAAAAACTAGCAGTCTGCGCCAAAAATGACCGGTTTGTTATCCGCTCTTACTCACCCATGTTAACTATCGGCGGCGGGAAAATAATAGATCCGTGTGCCCGAAAACATAAACGATTTAAGCCGGATGTTATCGAAAGCCTCAAAATGCGAGAAAAAGGGACACCATCTGAGCTGACCGAGCAATTTCTCACTATACATAAAACCATACTTGCCGGTGAAGAAATAGAGCCGTTGTTGGACATGAACACACACCAAAGAGAAGAAGTATTAGCGGGCTTAATAACTAATAATAAAGTAAAAAGTATCCAGGGTAATCCTACCCTTTATGCAGCAACTGATAATTATCACCATTGGACCGAAGAAATAATAAGGTTGGTTGAAGCATACCAGCGGCAGTACCCTTTAAGGGAGGGTTTTCCCAAGGAAGAGCTGCGCTCACGAAAATTTCCCAAGCTCTCCTCAAAACAATTTCAACAACTTATGTTGGCTATGGAAAACGACGGCTATATTAAAATTTACGCACAAGTAATCTCCATGCCCCATTTTAACCCACAGCCTAACGACAACCAGAGAAAAATAATTGATGAATTTGTTAGGACATTTGAGCATGCAGGGTTTCAACCCCCAAACTGGCCTGACATCTGCGCCCGTTTAAAGACCGATGAAAACCAGGCCAACGAAATCTTGCAATATCTGTTGAAGATAGGAACATTGGTTAAAATAGCTGACAACATATTTTTTCACCGGCATGCATTAGATAAAGCACACTCAACAATAAGAGAATACCTGCAGCAGCACGGTGAAATTTCTATCGGCGGAGCCAGGGACGCATTGCAGACAAGCAGAAAATATACACTACCACTACTTGAGTATTTCGATAAAAAGAAAATAACTCGTAGGGTGGGAGATATGAGGGTAGCAGGTAAAGCGATGGAATAG
- a CDS encoding DUF4349 domain-containing protein, with amino-acid sequence MTRINNKFLLVILLLIFIMSTASCGSNQKMSADQGAKEDSVEQNEIGNSAEASLPNTDRKIIKNGELSIYVPDIIDTLNDVEEKVSQLDGYTSESSLNNNGDDRRNGRITIRIPTENFTQMLQWLSNTGKVQNKRIYTEDVTEEYIDLEARITNLKAQEKRLQEILTKAETVEEILKVEKEIERVRGEIDSLSGRLKYLQDRLAFSTIKLTLQESVTASSTLSTPGFNSFFQRAGVALVNNTNTLLNGTGNFLIYCIGIIPLLLPLALIALILWILRKRIFNSKKDIEK; translated from the coding sequence TTGACCAGGATAAATAATAAGTTTCTTTTGGTTATCCTTTTATTAATTTTTATCATGAGCACGGCATCTTGCGGCTCAAACCAAAAAATGTCCGCAGATCAAGGGGCAAAAGAGGATTCCGTCGAACAAAATGAAATAGGAAATAGTGCGGAGGCATCACTGCCTAACACAGACAGGAAAATCATAAAAAACGGCGAGCTGAGCATATACGTCCCTGACATAATAGATACATTAAATGATGTAGAAGAAAAAGTTAGCCAGCTGGATGGTTATACCAGTGAAAGCTCTTTAAATAACAATGGAGATGACCGTAGAAATGGACGTATAACGATAAGAATTCCAACTGAAAATTTCACGCAAATGTTGCAATGGCTGTCAAACACCGGAAAAGTACAAAATAAAAGAATCTATACAGAAGATGTGACCGAGGAATATATTGACCTTGAGGCGCGTATCACGAACCTGAAAGCGCAGGAAAAAAGACTGCAAGAAATCCTAACCAAGGCAGAAACGGTAGAAGAAATATTGAAGGTGGAAAAGGAAATTGAAAGAGTGCGGGGAGAAATTGACTCTCTGAGCGGCAGGCTAAAATATTTACAGGATCGCCTGGCCTTTTCAACTATTAAATTAACGCTGCAAGAATCTGTGACCGCAAGCAGCACTTTGTCCACCCCTGGCTTTAATAGCTTTTTCCAACGAGCCGGGGTTGCCCTCGTCAACAATACAAACACATTATTAAACGGAACCGGAAATTTTTTGATTTACTGTATCGGGATCATACCTTTGCTGTTACCGCTGGCATTAATTGCTCTCATTTTATGGATTTTGCGAAAGAGGATTTTCAATAGCAAAAAAGATATCGAAAAATAG